The DNA window ttgacaATCACTGGCAGATTCCTGTGgataatcacaaatcaacaaACGGTGCTCAAACCACCACAGTAGGGCATAGTGAGCGGCCCTCTTTATTGCCTGCTGAGATGCAAGATCAGATGGAGCAATTTACTTTCATCATGCAGCAAAAGTTTCTCTTAGGGGAAGATCACGAGTACTTAGACTACACAAAGATAGACAACGATGAAACGTTGGATGATCATTGGCAGAGGGAAGCCAATCATGATGCCGAGGAGAAGTACTTTGCTGAAGTTTAAAATGCACCAAAGCTACCCTTTTCATACATGTACTATTAACTCTTACTCCTCTATGTTTTCGCCTTAGTTTATGACTGTAGTTACACTTAGTTAGCCTCTCTGTACATGCCATCATCCAGCACTTTGTTTTAGTTTTCCTGCTGTGAACAAGTTGATCAATATGAACTACACTAATctatttcttctttttctgaTTTCGAACCGATTATGCTTTCTATAATCTGTGAAAAATCTTCACCCCGAATAAGAAGAATTTGGGATGATAAGTGTGATGATCTATTTGTGGTATATGATTTGCTTATAAAACATGTAGGTGACTTTTCATGGAGTTTTGTTTGCCTGTTAATGGCTTTATTTCAtttcttttctcatttttttctttaattgtaATTATAACAAGTTGCACTGAAGTGGTCTCACAGTTTCAatcttgttttttcttttttcttttgtaaatAATCTCAATTCTCAAATCTGAAATAAAATTTAGTTGATGATGGGCCTTTATTGAGATTGTTTTCTTTAAATTACCTCATCGCATTTTTTAAGAgagtttaaattatttatttatatctaCTTTTTGTGTGCACGTTTTAACATTCTCACACAAATTCTAATTGCATTTGTCTGTGATTATTGTTGCTTTTTTGTGGTTGTGTTTGGTACTTTTCATTGCAAGTTGTTCTGTTCTGATACTATTTCCTTTCATTAATGTACTGAAAAACGTGTTGTTGTTAGAATTTTTAATGCAGGAACTTCCATAATCGTTTAAAGTGTTTCTTTTTATATGTACtatatggaaataattcaataaaaaaaagggTCAATGAAAACCTTGTTAAATTCTTTTAACTATAATTAGGTTAGAAATTATCTTTattcttgttttttttaatgaagtCATGATTATTTCatagatataaaatatataattagtttgaatatgatttatatatattttttaagagggttattgttaattttacatgtagaaatatattttttatgacaaTATTTATTATAGTTACAATATTAAGTTtatgaatttaaattttttttcaaataatttacaatatcttACACCAAAAttcataatattttaatttattaatttattttttgtacgataaattatttagaattattaTGGCTTTTCTATATCATTTATTAAGAATTTTGTATATTAGAATATCTTTAATGGTAAAAAATTTTTATATcacttaaaatatattattttattttatctttttttcacattatttttaggattttttgttctaaaataatctaaaatatctctaaaaattattaaaataatattatattattatttaatatatattaaataaacaaatttttttactttatgataataataatataaaaaatgttatgttataacattttttttttcgtattcTAATACTAagtattgattaaaaaaatactaaaaatttatCTATATCTATCCTTCGTAGCATCACGTTCAAGTAAATTTAGccccaaaaatcaaaattggcAAAAACTTAAAACTTCAAATTGAAAAGATAACTTTCAAATCTACAATTTCAACTACAAGTCTACTCATACGACGACAATCCCACTGCCCAAGTATAAAACtaacaaatattaaatattaaaaaaatataatagatcaATCAACACACATGCTTGCTTGCCACGTGTCATCATATGGTGACGTGGATGGACCCCACTTTCAGAAGAGAATGTAGTGAAGCACTATTATCGTGGTGTGGTCCCACCCTCTTTCctttaattttaattcattATTGTACTTTCAAAATTTCACTCTCATAAATTCTCTTTGGATTTCTTTTCGCCTACATCATAAACTctcataagatttttttttttaatttacttttttcctatatacacaaataaaatgaaataataataataattaaaaaaaaaaaaacttaggaAAATAAGGCATTAATTTTATCCTTAACAAAAAAGACACGAATTTTAGGTGTTAATaagttaaaatatttaattgtaaaaaaagaaaaatattattattgtggaAGTACCGAAAGGTGTGTGATCACGTGCCAGCCAAGAACCTCTGTCTCCTGTCCAACCAATAAGAAGTTGCCACGTCAGCACAAGCTCACTGCAGAAAAATACGATCGACTACAGGCAAGTCAATTGGagaaacttaaaatgaaatgtcttccttcttctgtttagttttgtttttttttttaggctaagccaaaaaaaaaaaaatcgattttttagagaaagagagaatgAGTTAAACTTAGTTATATAGCTCTCTGTACATCAAAACCCTCTGTTAGGGTTTCATATTTACAGTATTTTTCATAAAGGTTGAGTCTTTtaggggaagaagaagaagaagaagaggttaCGGTGGTTGGTTGTGGTGGTGTTGGTGGTTTTGGTTAAAAAGGGGGGAAAATGTACAGAGAGCGAGGGTTTAAGTCGGAGGTGAACTCGGTTGATCGGAAGCAGCGAATCAACGAAGTCTTGGATAAGCAGTTGGAGAGATCGTCGCCGTCTACGTCTTCTAGGGCTGTGGGAATGAACGAGAGGGTACAGTCTATACTTATGGGGAAGACTGTTACTCCATCTGATCAGAGGGACTCTCGCTCTGCTTCTCTCTCTAAAACTAATTGCTCCGATGGTTCGTCTCCTCTTCCATCCTTTTCTTTATACCTAACTCATTCATTTCTTTATTGTTATTGATAATCTTTTTGAGATTACAAAAGGGTCGTAGAAATGCAAAATGTTAAGTTATTGTATGAAGCGAATCTGTGatttttgttttgatattagaggatttcattaaatatttgatTCGTGGGTCCTTTGAATCTGTTTCATTTCTCCTCTTTCATTCTCATAATTGAAGTTTTAATTCTTTTTAATGGTATGTTGAGAATGTGTAACGGAAAGatctgttttctgttttaaagtTCCGAACTTGCATATGAAAAGTGAAGTGAAGGAAAAAAGTAAATACATTTCTTGGAGTAGTCAGAAGATATTATTTCCTTTTATTGGAGACCCTTTGTCCTAAAATAATTGACTTTCAAAGCCTCATTAAATTGTATATTTATGATTAAGCTTCTGGGGTTTGACCGATTGTGTTATAAAATATACTTTTTCGTTCATTGATGATTTTCCTTAAACGAATATATATGCTTAGTCATAGTATTCTCGTGTTTAAATCCTTATGCCTGAGAAAATTAAACCTGGGCTTAACGAATTTTCAGAGTGAGTCAGGTACACTAGTTCATCTGATCAATGGGTGTCTGTGAAGTACACTAGAATTTTGTAAAAGATATAGTTAATGCATTTTTATGCAAGAGCATTAAAGTGTCCTTAAATGGTTGGAtagttatataaatatttggAATGCTATAAGCATGTAATTTCTGTCTGCACTATCTTTTCTAATCACATAATTCATAACTATGATTTGATTTACAGGTGGTGAAATTTTTTGCCTGTGTATCTCTAAACAAATGAACATGGTCCCAAAAACAATCAAGGGATAAGATAGTACTATAGGATGTTAAATTGTGTTGACTTGAAGCAACTAATATGTGCTcattttaaatcaaaatatCATTTCCTCTTGAAGGAAAATAGTGGGGTTTCAGTTTATAATTTCAATTTTCACTTGTTCATCTTTTGTTGCATAACGAATGACCTAGTGAAATTGCGGAGTTCTTTTTATCTATCACTTTATTGATTTCTGTTTCGAAGTTAAAGTgcgaatgtaaaaaaaatatacatatgaaTATAACAGCTGGATTTTACCTGCTTGATTTTACTTTGTTGTCTTTGCAAAATAGAATGGTTGTACTTTATTTAGTGTATAAATTTCTTCTTAGTGCTATCTGTTTGCCTACTCATAAACTTAATTTATGACACCAACAGTTGAGGAATCTGAAACAGACAGTGAAGAATCTGATGTCAGTGGTTCTGATGTGGAAGACACTTCTTGGATTTCATGGTTTTGCAACCTTCGAGGAAATGAGTTTTTTTGTGAAGTTGATGATGACTACATTCAAGATGATTTTAACCTCTGTGGCTTAAGCAGCCAAGTTCCTTATTATGATTATGCTCTTGATTTGATCTTGGATGTCGAGTCTTCTCATGGTAAGTTTGTATGTTTGTTACTTCATTTCATATCCTTGTGTTAATTGTGCATagaatttttctaatattatctCTTGGAATATTTATGCTATCTTCTTGGGAGTTACTTGTGACACCTTTTTTAAGGTTTCAAGTCATATGTTGGAATGTTCGTTATTATTCTCTTCTGTACAATATTACGTAAACAGTGTTTGAAAATGTTCCCACTTCCCGTACTCACTCTAGTTGAAAGCTTTTTCGAGAGAAGCATGGATCCTGTACTAGTTTTTCAAGGAAGTCAGGCTGTTTTTAAGTTCTAATGAAATCTTAATATTTTCTCTGGCGAAAGATTTCTTATTTTCTACTTCTATTCatttaaaatattcattttcttCCTTATTTGTTTCATTTTATGGTATTCACAcctctaattataatatattttttcacctGAATTTTATTGTTAAGGAttaagaaataaaagaaaaggaagCTTATGGAATGATATATTTGTTATCAAAATGAATTTCAAAACAAATATattcttacaataatatctttttttaaaaaaattctccaaattatttacaataagaaattaattaaaatgaaaaactcatTTGAAATAGACATATACTGTCCTTGCATTAAAAGTAGACTTTTGCCTCTTATTCTACTGTCTGGAAATAAAAGCAAAAGCTATCTAAAATAACAGCACATTAGGTCACTCAGTTGAATACTCATACCAAAATGTGCAGGCGACATGTTTACCGAGGAACAAAATGAATTAGTCGAGTCAGCAGCAGAGATGCTTTATGGTCTAATTCACGCTCGATACATTTTGACCAGCAAAGGCATGGCTGCTATGGTAAGGTTTAATTCTTTATTCTGTAATTAAAGGTTCTTGTGTCTTCCCTTTTTTTTGGTGGAGCGGGTAGAATGACATTGTTGTAAACTTATTCAGTTAGACAAGTACAAAAACTATGATTTTGGGAGGTGTCCCAGAGTTTACTGTTGTGGACAACCCTGCCTCCCAGTTGGCCAATCAGACGTTCCACGAGCAACCACAGTTAAAATATACTGCCCTAAATGTGAAGATGTCTACTACCCTCGCTCGAAGTATCAAGGCAGTATCCTTATCTTTTCATAACACTTATATGCTTTTGCGTCGCAGTATGTAGCAACTTGCTAACATCCATGCCATCTCATCTCAAGTCTTTTGTGATATTCTAAATCATCACAATTATCTTTCTTAATGGATTGGTTTGCAATTTCAATATTCTTACAATATATACTTGGTAAATGTTCAGGCTTTCATTAGGATATAGACAATGTATTGTATACCATGATGGCTTTTGATGGCCTAAAATTTGGTTTCAAGTCTGTCTGTTTCTCAGTTTCTGAACATATTCAAATACTTTGCTGCTACGTATGTTATTGAACCGCTCCAGAAATGTTGCGAGAGAAAGATATTAGCTCTGTTTCTAAGTACTCTAGAATGATTAATTACTCTAGCGAGCCCATGCAGAATTATGTTTGTTCTTATGTCAATACTTGCTCTGCTTTCACCCTAGTCCTTcgtaaattttatttgaagttTGTGCATTCGGGTCTGATTATCCCAACTGCTgcatattttactttttatcGTAATTGCAGCGATATATTAGTTTTGACTTAGTATTGATATGGCTGGACTCTGGTATTAATTTTTGAAGCTTCTTTAACCGAATCTAGACATCGATGGAGCTTATTTCGGAACAACATTTCCTCATTTGTTCCTGATGACATACGGGCACTTAAAGCAACAAAAGGCATCCCAGAATTATGTTCCCAGGGTGTTCGGATTCAAGCTTCACAAGCCATAATGCTGAAGTTTCAACCTTCATTTTTGTCAAAGAGTTTACTGAAGAGGACTTGAAATTGAAGTTGCATTTGCAACAAGCAAGATGATGCATTTGGGAATCCAGTGAAGCTTGAAAACCCTTTTCCTATTTGTCATCATAATATAGAATTTGGTTGTGTTGTggaaaaattgatattttatcATTGCATATTTACAGTCAAGTCAAGAATCTATCTAATTTTCAATATTAGCTTAGCTTAAATAGCTTGCCCTTTTAGGCCAGCTTCTTCTTGGTGTCTTCCCTTTCATAGAGCGCTTTTGCTTATGTAGTGCCTCCTgcccttttaatttttttacttgattttgtttttgttgcctGCCCTTCAGAATGAGATTGTTATTGCCAAAGCAAATTTTTGACTTTTGGTGGTATCTTGAGTTGCCAAAGTTTTTGCTAAAATCCTCATTATCATTGCCTCTTCTTGAATCTCTTTGATCTTGCAAAAATGTTATAAgcattcatcaaaaaaaatgtTATAAGCACTTTTAATAGAAAAGTTACTTGAGCGTTACCAACGATCAAAATTGGCCGAATGGCTCAAGGGAATGAGGAAATTATATTCtgtacttattttttatttcttattttaatttttacaggTCATATCCAATTTATTAGGAACTCTAAATTTGATAAGTTTACGTGAGGTTATAttggaaacttacaaaaatactaaaatttgggttaatttttacaaaaatattacattttttcaaaaatactgtgtttttataaaacaccagtaaaacacaaagcaatataactcaaaacaacagtaaaacaccagtagaacatcagtgaaacttaacacactatactgcagtatgaaacttataaaaaaacacagtaaaaaagtaaaaaataccgcctggcagtatttttgtaaaaaattgacaaaagttagtataccatgtaaattttcctAATAAAAAAAGGGATAGTTTTCAATTTATAAtcctctctattttttttaagtattagtcctatgttttggggtaagttgaaaagtACTacttttataaatcaattaaacaAATtgacctctaattttatatttaattgaaacatacttctttttatgtgtattgtacccaaaataccctgacataagagagtcacatggagagtattgtgaagtgacaggggcaaaattagtacaatgtttaaaaaaagaggtaaaaatgataaactttaaaaaaaaagggtaaaaataaaaaggacaatataaaaaaagaatagAGTGTAATTTTCCCCTATgtttttgggaaatttacatggtatactaacttttgccatttttttacaaaaatactgtcaggcggtattttttacttttttactgtgttaagtttttactggtgttctactagtgttttactggtattctactgttgttttgagttctgctttgtgttttactggtgttttataaaaacatggtatttttgaaaagatttccgtgtgacagtatttttgtaaaagttaacccaaattccagtatttttgtaagttttccatGTTTTTTCAAGTAAGAACGGGCTCAGCCCAGCACAGCCCATTTCGTGTTTCATACACATGCAATTTTGTGACTTTTTATCCGGTGACAAAGAAAGGACATTAAGACAAAAAaagttttgttttaattttacatATGTATTAACTCACACACTTATAATTATTGTCTTTGAAgttttattgtttattaaacataatttgttttaaatttgtaaagaaaaataaaatttaagaattgtcacaaaaaaaaaagttataaggaGATTTCGCCTGCAAATGTAATAGTACAAGTAACAAGTAAATTGtaacatttttcttttattattctactatttatcattaaaaagagagataattacataagacattattttttgtaaaaaaattatatttttatatttaaatatatatatatttttttacatttttacggttttttatagaaataacacgaaaataataaaaaaaatatataaaagtaacatgaaaataacatctaaataacagcaaaacaacaataaaaaataacatacagataacaaaaaatcaataataaattaa is part of the Cannabis sativa cultivar Pink pepper isolate KNU-18-1 chromosome 5, ASM2916894v1, whole genome shotgun sequence genome and encodes:
- the LOC115715879 gene encoding casein kinase II subunit beta-2-like; this translates as MYRERGFKSEVNSVDRKQRINEVLDKQLERSSPSTSSRAVGMNERVQSILMGKTVTPSDQRDSRSASLSKTNCSDVEESETDSEESDVSGSDVEDTSWISWFCNLRGNEFFCEVDDDYIQDDFNLCGLSSQVPYYDYALDLILDVESSHGDMFTEEQNELVESAAEMLYGLIHARYILTSKGMAAMLDKYKNYDFGRCPRVYCCGQPCLPVGQSDVPRATTVKIYCPKCEDVYYPRSKYQGNIDGAYFGTTFPHLFLMTYGHLKQQKASQNYVPRVFGFKLHKP